The proteins below are encoded in one region of Hordeum vulgare subsp. vulgare chromosome 3H, MorexV3_pseudomolecules_assembly, whole genome shotgun sequence:
- the LOC123440807 gene encoding probable glutathione S-transferase has protein sequence MPVRLLGSFGSPFTHRAEAALRLKGVPYEFIQEDLHNKSELLLQHNPVHKKVPLLLHGADDDDVRAVAESLVIVEYVDEAFEGPLLLPADPLARAAARFWAQFADDRCSRTLFKALWTPEGEARRGFVEEAKENLALMEAQLEGRRFFGGDSIGLLDIAASGLAWLPVLEEVAGVETAMLREEDYPALCRWRGDYASDEAVKKCLPSRDEMVAYYAAMKDRFVLLAKSMHKK, from the coding sequence ATGCCGGTGAGGCTGCTGGGCTCCTTCGGGAGCCCGTTCACGCACCGCGCGGAGGCGGCGCTCCGGCTGAAGGGGGTGCCCTACGAGTTCATCCAGGAGGACCTCCACAACAAGAGCGAGCTGCTTCTTCAGCACAACCCCGTCCACAAGAAGGTGCCCCTGCTCCTCCACGGCGCAGACGACGACGACGTCCGCGCCGTCGCCGAGTCGCTCGTGATCGTCGAGTACGTCGACGAGGCCTTCGAGGGCCCGCTCCTCCTGCCGGCCGACCCgctcgcccgcgccgccgcccgctTCTGGGCGCAGTTCGCCGACGATAGGTGCTCGAGGACGCTGTTCAAGGCGCTGTGGACGCCGGAGGGCGAGGCGCGGAGGGGGTTCGTGGAGGAGGCCAAGGAGAACCTGGCGCTCATGGAGGCGCAGCTGGAGGGGAGGCGGTTCTTCGGAGGCGACTCCATAGGGCTGCTCGACATCGCTGCCAGCGGGCTCGCCTGGCTCCCGGTGCTGGAGGAGGTCGCCGGCGTGGAAACTGCCATGCTCCGCGAGGAGGATTACCCTGCCTTGTGCCGGTGGCGCGGGGACTATGCCTCCGACGAGGCCGTGAAGAAGTGCTTGCCGAGCAGGGACGAGATGGTCGCCTATTACGCGGCAATGAAGGACCGCTTCGTGCTCCTTGCCAAGTCAATGCACAAGAAATAA